In Daucus carota subsp. sativus chromosome 4, DH1 v3.0, whole genome shotgun sequence, one DNA window encodes the following:
- the LOC108216100 gene encoding polyadenylate-binding protein 2 has protein sequence MEQEPEHEVYGGEIPDEADMDADIDMSRGDEEDENASKELEDMKKRLKEIEEEAGALREMQAKVEKEMGAGQDSSGTSATLAEKEEADARSIYVGNVDYACTPEEVQQHFQSCGTVNRVTILTDKFGQPKGFAYVEFVELEAIQNALLLNESELHGRQLKVAAKRTNVPGMKQFRGRPANPYFGFRARRPYMPGPPMFSPYGYGRIPRGRRPMRYRPY, from the exons ATGGAGCAAGAACCAGAGCATGAAGTTTACGGTGGAGAGATACCGGATGAAGCTGATATGGACGCTGATATCGACATGTCTCGGGGCGATGAGGAAGATGAGAATGCTTCCAAG GAGTTGGAGGATATGAAGAAGAGATTAAAGGAGATTGAAGAGGAAGCAGGGGCTCTTCGCGAGATGCAAGCCAAGGTCGAAAAAGAGATGGGTGCCGGACAAG ATTCATCTGGCACGTCTGCTACACTAGCCGAGAAGGAGGAGGCCGATGCCCGGTCAATATATGTTGGAAAT GTGGACTATGCATGCACTCCTGAGGAAGTTCAGCAGCACTTCCAATCATGTGGCACTGTCAACAGAGTTACCATCCTGACCGACAAGTTTGGTCAGCCTAAAGGATTTGCCTATGTTGAATTCGTGGAACTTGAAGCAATCCAGAATGCCCTCCTCCTGAATGAGTCAGAGTTGCATGGTCGTCAATTAAAG GTGGCCGCAAAGCGAACTAATGTACCTGGAATGAAGCAATTTCGAGGCAGGCCAGCCAACCCTTACTTTGGGTTTCGAGCCAGAAGACCGTATATGCCCGGCCCACCAATGTTTTCTCCTTATGGTTACGG CCGGATCCCAAGGGGAAGGCGGCCGATGCGTTACAGACCATACTGA
- the LOC108216006 gene encoding casein kinase II subunit beta-1 produces MPFTSTNKNKKLLSQEESETSVEESDVSGSEGDYVSWVSWFCNLKGHEFFCEVDDDYMQDDFNLCGLSSQVPYYDYALDLILDVESSHGDKLDEEHNSLVDSAAEMLYGLIHSRYILTSKGMSAMLEKYNSNEFGTCPRVYCSEQSCLPVGQSDIPRSSYVMIYCPQCEDIYLPRTRYQYAIDGAYFGSTFPHLFLMTYGHLKPQPDARGYVPKVFGFKVHKP; encoded by the exons ATGCCTTTTACTTCAACCAATAAAAACAAGAAGCTGCTCTCCCAGG AAGAATCTGAAACATCAGTTGAAGAGTCAGATGTTAGTGGTTCTGAAGGTGATTATGTTTCCTGGGTATCCTGGTTTTGCAATCTGAAAGGACATGAGTTCTTTTGTGAAGTTGATGATGATTACATGCAAGATGATTTTAACCTTTGTGGGCTAAGCAGTCAAGTTCCGTACTATGACTATGCCCTTGACTTGATATTAGACGTTGAGTCATCTCATG GTGATAAGCTTGACGAAGAACATAATTCATTAGTTGATTCAGCAGCAGAGATGCTCTATGGTTTGATTCATTCTCGCTATATACTGACTAGCAAAGGGATGTCGGCAATG TTGGAAAAGTACAATAGCAATGAATTTGGGACATGCCCAAGGGTGTACTGCAGCGAACAATCATGTTTGCCAGTCGGTCAGTCAGATATTCCCAGGTCAAGTTATGTGATGATCTACTGTCCACAATGTGAAGATATCTACTTACCCAGGACTAGATATCAATATG CCATTGACGGAGCTTATTTCGGGTCAACATTTCCTCACTTATTTCTGATGACTTATGGGCATCTCAAGCCACAGCCTGACGCTCGTGGTTATGTTCCGAAAGTATTTGGTTTCAAAGTCCACAAGCCGTAA